A single region of the Salvia miltiorrhiza cultivar Shanhuang (shh) chromosome 8, IMPLAD_Smil_shh, whole genome shotgun sequence genome encodes:
- the LOC130997154 gene encoding uncharacterized protein LOC130997154 has product MMGRAVVVLLWWWIWAANADYTIYQDPKQAVGRRVKDLLSRMSLQEKIGQMTQIDRLVASAHVLNKYYIGSVLSGGGSVPSRTASPETWVDMVNAFQKGSLSTRLKIPMIYGIDAVHGHNAVYRATVFPHNVGIGATSDPQLVKRIGAATALEVRATGIPYVFAPCVAVCRDPRWGRCFESYSEDPKVVREMTQIIPGLQGQIPPNSPKGVPFVAGQQKVVACAKHYVGDGGTTRGINENNTVASRHDLLSIHMAPYYSAVIKGVGSIMISYTSWNGVKMHANRDLITGFLKNTLRFRGFVISDWQGIDRITSPPHLNYTYSILAGVGAGIDMIMVPYDYKEFIDGLTSLVKRKFIPMSRIDDAVARILRVKFTMGLFEHPLADYSMAKYLGSQEHRELAREAVRKSLVLLKNGESADEPLIPLPKKAAKILVAGTHADNIGYQCGGWTIEWQGLSGNITAGTTILSAIKNTVSPKTRVVFKENPDSAYVKANKFSYAIVVVGEPPYAETFGDSTNLTLPDPGPSIIMNVCASVRCVVVLVTGRPVVIQPYLDHMDALVAAWLPGTEGQGVADVLFGDYGFSGKLSRTWFKTVDQLPMNVGDRHYDPLFPFGYGLTTHPAKAK; this is encoded by the exons ATGATGGGTAGAGCTGTGGTTGTGTTGCTGTGGTGGTGGATTTGGGCAGCAAATGCAGATTACACAATATACCAAGATCCGAAGCAGGCAGTTGGGAGGAGAGTGAAGGACCTCTTAAGCAGGATGAGTCTCCAAGAAAAGATCGGCCAAATGACGCAAATCGACCGCCTCGTAGCATCCGCCCATGTTCTCAACAAGTACTACATAGGCAGCGTGTTGAGCGGCGGAGGCAGCGTTCCGTCGCGCACGGCGTCGCCGGAGACTTGGGTGGACATGGTCAACGCCTTCCAGAAGGGCTCGCTCTCGACTCGTCTCAAGATACCCATGATTTATGGGATCGACGCCGTGCACGGCCACAACGCCGTTTACAGAGCCACCGTTTTCCCCCATAACGTCGGCATTGGAGCTACGAGTGATCCACAACTGGTGAAGAGGATTGGAGCGGCGACGGCCCTCGAAGTCAGAGCTACCGGCATTCCTTATGTTTTTGCACCATGCGTTGCG GTTTGCAGAGATCCGAGATGGGGACGATGTTTCGAGAGTTACAGTGAAGATCCCAAGGTAGTTCGAGAGATGACACAGATCATTCCTGGATTGCAAGGACAGATACCTCCCAATTCTCCTAAGGGTGTTCCCTTTGTCGCTGGGCA GCAGAAAGTGGTGGCTTGTGCAAAGCACTACGTCGGCGACGGTGGAACGACGAGGGGGATAAACGAGAACAACACGGTGGCGAGCAGGCACGACCTACTGAGCATTCACATGGCTCCCTACTACAGCGCCGTCATCAAAGGCGTCGGCTCCATCATGATCTCCTACACCAGCTGGAATGGCGTCAAGATGCATGCCAACCGCGATCTCATCACCGGCTTCCTCAAAAACACTCTGCGTTTTAGA GGATTTGTCATCTCGGACTGGCAAGGAATCGACAGAATCACTTCGCCGCCGCATCTCAACTACACGTATTCCATCTTGGCCGGTGTTGGCGCTGGAATCGACATG ATCATGGTTCCATACGATTACAAAGAATTCATCGATGGCCTTACCTCCTTGGTGAAAAGGAAATTCATACCCATGAGCCGGATCGACGATGCAGTGGCGAGGATTCTAAGAGTTAAGTTCACCATGGGCCTGTTTGAACACCCTTTGGCCGATTACAGCATGGCCAAGTACCTGGGGAGTCAG GAACATAGGGAGCTGGCAAGGGAAGCTGTAAGAAAATCTCTCGTCCTTCTCAAGAATGGTGAGTCTGCAGATGAGCCATTGATCCCACTTCCTAAGAAGGCAGCAAAGATCCTTGTAGCCGGGACCCACGCCGATAACATCGGCTATCAGTGTGGTGGCTGGACGATCGAGTGGCAGGGCCTCTCTGGCAACATCACAGCCG GCACCACGATCTTGTCTGCAATCAAGAACACAGTGAGCCCCAAAACAAGAGTTGTGTTTAAAGAGAATCCGGATTCTGCATATGTGAAGGCGAACAAGTTCTCGTACGCCATTGTTGTAGTTGGGGAGCCACCGTATGCAGAGACATTTGGAGACAGCACCAATCTGACTCTTCCTGATCCGGGGCCGAGTATCATCATGAACGTGTGCGCCTCCGTGAGATGCGTCGTGGTTCTGGTGACCGGGCGCCCCGTCGTGATCCAGCCGTATCTTGATCATATGGATGCTCTTGTGGCCGCTTGGCTTCCCGGAACGGAGGGCCAAGGTGTTGCAGATGTTCTGTTTGGGGACTATGGTTTCTCCGGCAAGCTCTCTCGTACGTGGTTCAAGACTGTCGATCAGCTTCCGATGAATGTCGGTGACCGCCATTACGATCCGTTGTTCCCTTTTGGGTATGGACTCACCACACATCCTGCAAAGGCTAAATAA
- the LOC130997152 gene encoding uncharacterized protein LOC130997152 produces the protein MGGGSETFHIEEEKLEKEKIHFRAESKIEKHGEAEEKTKVEVEVEAKSVVTDKPTHVTEKKEDEQDKKKDEKDKEKKKKKKKKEKKSGEESNEEVEKEKSEVEEGDEGKKKKKDKDKKHKKDKEEEDEEKKKDKEVKKKDKSSKDVEGSAGESNEENEGEGCEKEKKKKKDKKKKHKEGDREAEIQGEKELEGESEKEKKKGKGKNEDEKKKKDKMTEGKGSEGQVSEEISDEKGKEAKKKKCGKGKEEEKGKKKKSKGKEGKSDQETEEKAGVESEIATRDVHIEGNGEEMTNNESGHKKREKTRRK, from the coding sequence ATGGGGGGCGgatctgaaacatttcatattgaAGAGGAGAAGCTGGAGAAGGAAAAGATTCATTTTAGGGCTGAGAGCAAAATTGAAAAGCATGGTGAAGCAGAAGAAAAGACTAAGGTGGAGGTTGAAGTTGAAGCTAAATCAGTGGTGACAGACAAGCCAACACATGTAACggagaagaaagaagatgagCAGGATAAGAAGAAAGATGAGAAGgataaagagaagaagaagaagaagaagaagaaagagaagaaatCTGGAGAAGAATCCAATGAGGAGGTGGAGAAAGAGAAAAGTGAAGTAGAAGAAGGCGACGAggggaagaaaaagaagaaagataaaGACAAGAAACACAAGAAGGATAAagaggaggaagatgaagagaaaaagaaagacaaAGAAGTGAAGAAGAAAGACAAATCATCCAAAGATGTGGAAGGTTCTGCAGGAGAATCgaatgaagaaaatgagggtgaaggttgtgaaaaagagaagaagaagaagaaagataagaaaaagaaaCACAAGGAGGGAGACAGAGAAGCCGAGATTCAAGGGGAAAAAGAGTTGGAAGGAGAATCcgagaaagagaagaagaaagggAAGGGCAaaaatgaggatgagaagaagaaaaaagataaGATGACTGAAGGGAAGGGATCAGAAGGGCAAGTTAGTGAAGAAATCTCAGATGAAAAAGGAAAGGAggcaaagaagaagaaatgtggTAAGGGCAAGGAAGAGGAGAAagggaagaaaaagaaatccaaaggaaaagaaggaaaatctgATCAAGAAACAGAGGAGAAGGCGGGGGTCGAATCTGAAATTGCCACCAGGGATGTTCACATAGAAGGAAACGGAGAAGAGATGACCAACAAtgaatctgggcacaaaaagagagagaagacaagaagaaaatga